A single window of Oerskovia paurometabola DNA harbors:
- a CDS encoding DUF4118 domain-containing protein yields MQRPDGAARRPGLLTVYLGAAPGVGKTYAMLGEAQRRRARGTDVVVGLVETHGRSATITQIGDLEVVPRRVVSHRDVELTELDVDAVIARAPQVALVDELAHTNAPGSRHRKRWQDVQDLLAAGIDVVTTVNVQHLESLTGDVEAITGVRQRETVPDQVVRDADQIQLVDLSPQALRRRLAHGNVYRAEQIDASLSSYFRTGNLTALRELALLWLADRVDDALTRYRADHAIVGTWPARERIVVAVTGGPEGETLLRRGARIAQRAAGSELVAVHVLATDGLPSAPPAAIAASRELVESLGGTFHTVVGEDVASAVVDFAQGVNATMIVVGVSRHSRWREALLGSSSTEIARLAGTIDVHLVTHEKARTGRLLRGRWSALSRRRRAAGWALAFVVPAALTGVFWLLRDDVSLSTELMLFLAGSVGVALVGGLWPAVAAAVVSFLCLNWFFTPPTGFLTVQDPENLLALLVFVLVAAAVASVVDLAARRTVQAYRARAEASTLAALSRSVLSGEDTAQAIVTRLAETFGLSRVELESRAGERSPWRTVATTGRAAGDAPAADGDGRTGARSAVGHLDDAERTELRVDDSHRLSLWGRALPASDRQVLEAFAAQAGLVLEYRRLREQAAQAAVLEEADATRTALLAAVSHDLRTPLASIRTAVDGLASPDVDLDAEDTETLTRTIQDSTGRLEKLIDNLLDLSRLQTGSVRPVLRAASVDEVVPLAVEPYGPGAVRLDVPDDLPLVRTDPGLLERAVANLTSNAVRHSPPGEPVRITASAGPREIELRIVDTGRGLSDESKVRMFEPFQRLGDTTGEGLGLGLAVADGLARAVGATITPEDTPGGGLTMVVTVPRDAREDDAVSTDSGGPAGTAGMTDDEKGEVRG; encoded by the coding sequence ATCCAGCGGCCCGACGGCGCCGCTCGCCGCCCCGGGCTGCTCACCGTGTACCTCGGGGCGGCCCCGGGCGTGGGCAAGACGTACGCGATGCTCGGCGAGGCGCAGCGGCGGCGAGCACGCGGCACGGACGTGGTCGTGGGGCTCGTCGAGACCCACGGGCGGTCGGCGACGATCACGCAGATCGGGGACCTCGAGGTGGTGCCGCGTCGCGTCGTGAGCCACCGCGACGTCGAGCTGACCGAGCTCGACGTGGACGCCGTGATCGCCCGCGCGCCCCAGGTGGCGCTGGTCGACGAGCTCGCGCACACCAACGCGCCCGGCTCGCGGCACCGCAAGCGCTGGCAGGACGTGCAGGACCTCCTGGCCGCGGGCATCGACGTGGTGACCACGGTCAACGTGCAGCACCTCGAGTCGCTCACGGGAGACGTCGAGGCCATCACGGGCGTGCGCCAGCGCGAGACCGTGCCCGACCAGGTCGTGCGCGACGCCGACCAGATCCAGCTCGTCGACCTCTCGCCCCAGGCGCTGCGCCGCCGTCTCGCGCACGGCAACGTGTACCGCGCCGAGCAGATCGACGCCTCCCTCTCGTCGTACTTCCGCACGGGCAACCTCACGGCCCTGCGCGAGCTCGCGCTCCTGTGGCTCGCCGACCGCGTCGACGACGCCCTGACCCGTTACCGGGCCGACCACGCGATCGTCGGTACGTGGCCCGCGCGCGAGCGCATCGTGGTCGCCGTGACGGGCGGTCCTGAGGGCGAGACGTTGCTGCGGCGAGGGGCCCGCATCGCCCAGCGTGCCGCGGGCTCCGAGCTCGTCGCGGTGCACGTGCTCGCGACCGACGGGCTGCCCAGCGCCCCGCCGGCGGCCATCGCGGCGTCGCGTGAGCTCGTCGAGTCGCTCGGCGGGACGTTCCACACGGTCGTGGGGGAGGACGTCGCGTCGGCCGTCGTCGACTTCGCGCAAGGCGTCAACGCGACCATGATCGTCGTGGGCGTCTCTCGGCACTCGCGCTGGCGCGAGGCGCTGCTGGGCTCGTCCAGCACGGAGATCGCGCGCCTCGCCGGGACGATCGACGTCCACCTCGTGACGCACGAGAAGGCCCGCACGGGCAGGCTCCTGCGGGGGCGCTGGTCGGCGCTGTCCCGGCGGCGCAGGGCCGCCGGGTGGGCCCTGGCCTTCGTCGTCCCCGCCGCCCTCACCGGGGTCTTCTGGCTGCTGCGCGACGACGTGTCGCTCTCGACCGAGCTCATGCTGTTCCTCGCCGGGTCGGTGGGCGTGGCGCTCGTGGGCGGGCTCTGGCCCGCCGTCGCCGCGGCCGTCGTGTCGTTCCTGTGCCTCAACTGGTTCTTCACACCCCCGACGGGGTTCCTCACGGTCCAGGACCCGGAGAACCTCCTGGCGCTCCTGGTGTTCGTGCTCGTCGCGGCCGCCGTCGCCTCGGTCGTGGACCTCGCGGCCCGGCGGACCGTGCAGGCGTACCGGGCGAGGGCCGAGGCCTCGACCCTCGCCGCGCTCTCGCGGTCCGTCCTCTCGGGCGAGGACACCGCGCAGGCGATCGTCACGCGGCTCGCCGAGACGTTCGGCCTGTCACGGGTCGAGCTCGAGTCGCGTGCGGGGGAGCGCAGCCCCTGGCGGACGGTCGCGACCACGGGCCGCGCCGCGGGCGACGCGCCGGCCGCCGACGGTGACGGGCGCACCGGGGCGCGCTCCGCCGTCGGGCACCTGGACGACGCCGAGCGGACAGAGCTGCGCGTCGACGACTCGCACCGGCTGTCACTGTGGGGGCGGGCGCTGCCCGCGAGCGACCGGCAGGTCCTCGAGGCCTTCGCTGCCCAGGCAGGGCTCGTCCTGGAGTACCGGCGGCTGCGTGAGCAGGCCGCCCAGGCCGCCGTCCTCGAGGAGGCCGACGCGACCCGCACCGCGCTGCTCGCGGCCGTCTCGCACGACCTTCGTACCCCGCTCGCCTCGATCCGCACGGCGGTCGACGGGCTGGCCTCCCCGGACGTCGACCTCGACGCCGAGGACACCGAGACCCTGACCCGGACCATCCAGGACTCGACGGGGCGGCTCGAGAAGCTCATCGACAACCTGCTGGACCTCTCCCGGCTCCAGACGGGCAGCGTGCGGCCTGTCCTGCGCGCGGCGTCGGTCGACGAGGTCGTGCCTCTCGCGGTCGAGCCCTACGGGCCGGGCGCCGTCCGTCTCGACGTGCCCGACGACCTGCCCCTCGTGCGCACCGACCCCGGGCTGCTCGAGCGTGCGGTCGCGAACCTCACGTCGAACGCCGTGCGGCACAGCCCACCCGGCGAGCCCGTACGGATCACGGCGTCGGCCGGCCCGCGCGAGATCGAGCTGCGCATCGTCGACACGGGTCGTGGCCTGTCCGACGAGTCCAAGGTCCGCATGTTCGAGCCCTTCCAGCGTCTCGGCGACACGACCGGCGAGGGGCTGGGACTGGGCCTGGCCGTCGCGGACGGGCTCGCGCGGGCCGTGGGCGCGACCATCACGCCCGAGGACACGCCGGGCGGCGGACTGACCATGGTGGTCACCGTGCCGCGCGACGCACGGGAGGATGACGCCGTGAGCACTGACAGCGGTGGCCCGGCAGGCACGGCGGGCATGACGGACGACGAGAAGGGCGAGGTGCGCGGATGA
- the kdpC gene encoding potassium-transporting ATPase subunit KdpC, with amino-acid sequence MPGTLSTPAGVPGRPAPLARPSASAGAASLFRQTLAGLRVLIVLTLLLGVAYPLAVWGVGQLALPWQANGSLVRSDGTHATSITDTGAEGAPVVGSALIGQDFAAADDAERWFHGRPSAAGDGYDTLASAGTNLGPLNPELVASIDERRAALADLNGVDPASLPADALTASASGLDPQISPAYAALQVERVAEARGVDEAVVADLVAQHTAGRDLGVLGEPRVNVLELNLALENSEKMNP; translated from the coding sequence ATGCCTGGAACTCTCTCGACCCCTGCGGGCGTCCCCGGACGCCCCGCCCCCCTCGCACGCCCCTCGGCCTCGGCCGGTGCCGCCTCGCTGTTCCGGCAGACGCTCGCGGGCCTGCGCGTCCTGATCGTCCTCACGCTGCTCCTCGGCGTGGCGTACCCGCTCGCGGTGTGGGGCGTCGGGCAGCTCGCCCTGCCGTGGCAGGCGAACGGCTCGCTCGTGCGCAGCGACGGCACGCACGCCACGTCGATCACCGACACCGGTGCGGAGGGGGCCCCCGTCGTCGGGTCCGCGCTGATCGGGCAGGACTTCGCGGCGGCCGACGACGCCGAGCGCTGGTTCCACGGGCGACCCTCGGCCGCGGGCGACGGGTACGACACGCTCGCCTCGGCGGGCACCAACCTCGGGCCGCTCAACCCGGAGCTCGTCGCCTCGATCGACGAGCGCCGCGCGGCGCTCGCGGACCTCAACGGCGTGGACCCCGCGTCGCTGCCGGCCGACGCGCTCACGGCCTCGGCGTCGGGCCTCGACCCGCAGATCAGCCCCGCGTACGCGGCGCTGCAGGTCGAGCGCGTGGCCGAGGCGAGGGGCGTCGACGAGGCCGTGGTCGCGGACCTCGTGGCACAGCACACCGCGGGCCGGGACCTCGGGGTCCTGGGCGAACCGCGTGTCAACGTGCTCGAGCTCAACCTCGCGCTCGAGAACTCGGAGAAGATGAACCCATGA
- a CDS encoding SDR family NAD(P)-dependent oxidoreductase: MPVLDSFSLAGRTALITGGSRGIGRGLAQALGEAGARVALTATTLEAAGSAADELRALGLDAHGYELDVTDREQVDDVVAQVGREGGGVDVLVNNAGISIGGAALEIEDDVWHRTLATNLDGVWYCSRAVARQMVADGRGGAIVNVGSMSAQIVNRPRWQPAYLASKAAVHQLTKGLAAEWAPHGIRVNAIAPGYILTEASPVDQPEYYDDCVAPAAMKRWGTPAELGPVVVMLASEASSFMTGAVVTVDGGYTLF; this comes from the coding sequence ATGCCCGTCCTGGACTCGTTCTCGCTCGCCGGCCGCACGGCCCTGATCACGGGCGGGAGCCGGGGCATCGGCCGCGGCCTCGCCCAGGCCCTGGGCGAGGCGGGCGCGCGCGTCGCGCTGACCGCGACCACGCTCGAGGCCGCGGGGTCCGCGGCCGACGAGCTGCGCGCGCTGGGCCTCGACGCGCACGGCTACGAGCTCGACGTGACGGACCGCGAGCAGGTGGACGACGTCGTCGCGCAGGTCGGGCGCGAGGGCGGCGGGGTGGACGTGCTCGTCAACAACGCGGGGATCTCGATCGGGGGCGCGGCCCTGGAGATCGAGGACGACGTGTGGCACCGCACGCTCGCGACGAACCTCGACGGCGTCTGGTACTGCTCGCGGGCCGTGGCCCGGCAGATGGTCGCGGACGGGCGGGGCGGGGCGATCGTCAACGTCGGTTCGATGTCCGCGCAGATCGTGAACCGCCCCCGCTGGCAGCCCGCGTACCTGGCGTCGAAGGCTGCGGTGCACCAGCTCACCAAGGGGCTGGCGGCAGAGTGGGCGCCGCACGGGATCCGGGTCAACGCGATCGCGCCCGGGTACATCCTCACCGAGGCGTCGCCGGTCGACCAGCCGGAGTACTACGACGACTGCGTGGCGCCCGCGGCGATGAAGCGGTGGGGGACGCCGGCCGAGCTGGGGCCGGTCGTGGTCATGCTCGCGAGCGAGGCGTCGAGCTTCATGACGGGGGCCGTCGTGACGGTCGACGGCGGGTACACGCTGTTCTGA
- a CDS encoding bile acid:sodium symporter family protein — protein sequence MRQVLKQWVDPFIVALVATMVLGLVVPVPADVQRVVDTVADVAVAVLFLVYGMRLSTTEVWAGLRNVRLQGGILASTYVVFPLVGLGVSWAVTPVVGAPLAAGILFLSLLPSTVQSSVAFTSVARGNIAGAICGATVSNVVGMVVTPLLVLWFMSSSGATGGLSGLRDVLLHLLAPFVVGQLLQPLVGRWVRARRWLTLSVDRGTILIVVFGAVAAATSAGVWAGISGWTILALVGIGAVILAVMLAVTWWGGAGLRLDVEDRIALLMCGSKKSLATGLPMAAVLFPVAVAGTIAVPVIVFHQLQLIVCAVLARRLALRDEG from the coding sequence GTGCGCCAGGTTCTCAAGCAGTGGGTCGACCCGTTCATCGTGGCGCTGGTCGCGACCATGGTCCTGGGCCTCGTGGTGCCCGTCCCGGCGGATGTCCAGCGGGTCGTGGACACGGTCGCGGACGTCGCGGTCGCGGTGCTGTTCCTGGTCTACGGGATGCGCCTGTCGACGACCGAGGTCTGGGCCGGGCTGAGGAACGTCCGTCTCCAGGGCGGCATCCTCGCCTCGACGTACGTGGTCTTCCCCCTCGTCGGGCTCGGGGTCTCGTGGGCCGTGACGCCCGTGGTCGGGGCGCCGCTCGCGGCGGGGATCCTGTTCCTGTCGCTGCTGCCCTCGACCGTCCAGTCGTCGGTCGCGTTCACGTCGGTCGCGCGCGGGAACATCGCGGGCGCGATCTGCGGTGCGACGGTCTCGAACGTCGTGGGCATGGTCGTGACGCCGCTGCTGGTCCTGTGGTTCATGTCGTCGAGCGGCGCGACGGGAGGCTTGAGCGGCCTGCGAGACGTCCTGCTGCACCTGCTCGCCCCGTTCGTCGTGGGCCAGCTCCTGCAGCCGTTGGTGGGCCGGTGGGTCCGGGCCAGGCGGTGGCTCACGCTGTCCGTGGACCGCGGCACGATCCTGATCGTGGTCTTCGGCGCGGTCGCCGCCGCGACGAGCGCGGGCGTGTGGGCGGGGATCTCGGGGTGGACGATCCTCGCGCTCGTCGGGATCGGCGCGGTGATCCTCGCGGTCATGCTCGCGGTGACGTGGTGGGGCGGGGCGGGGCTGCGGCTCGACGTCGAGGACCGCATCGCGCTGCTCATGTGCGGGTCCAAGAAGAGCCTGGCGACGGGGCTGCCCATGGCCGCGGTGCTCTTCCCGGTCGCGGTCGCGGGCACGATCGCCGTCCCGGTCATCGTCTTCCACCAGCTCCAGCTCATCGTGTGCGCGGTCCTGGCGCGCCGGTTGGCGCTACGCGACGAGGGCTGA
- a CDS encoding DoxX family protein — MNIALWIAAGLLAVAFAGAGFMKLTTPAGKLMEQMRWVTPGRLTAVRVLGALEILGAVGLILPLVTGVAPILTPIAAVGLAITQLGAIPLHVRLGEKQSVPVNTVLLLLALFVAVGRFAGWGE; from the coding sequence ATGAACATCGCCCTCTGGATCGCCGCAGGTCTGCTCGCCGTCGCCTTCGCCGGCGCGGGCTTCATGAAGCTCACGACCCCCGCCGGCAAGCTGATGGAGCAGATGCGCTGGGTCACGCCGGGGCGCCTGACGGCGGTCCGGGTGCTCGGGGCGCTCGAGATCCTCGGCGCCGTCGGCCTGATCCTGCCGCTCGTGACCGGCGTCGCGCCGATCCTGACCCCGATCGCGGCGGTCGGCCTGGCGATCACGCAGCTCGGCGCCATCCCGCTGCACGTCCGCCTCGGCGAGAAGCAGTCCGTGCCGGTCAACACCGTCCTGCTGCTGCTCGCGCTGTTCGTCGCCGTGGGGCGCTTCGCCGGCTGGGGCGAGTGA
- a CDS encoding response regulator produces the protein MSVDGNRVLVVDDDAGLVRALAINLRAHGWDVTVATTGAEALDAAASARPDVILLDLGLPDLSGLEVIEGVRGWSAVPIVVLSARQLGDDKVDALDAGADDYVTKPFAMNELLARLRAAVRRAQPAEASEPVVEAGDLRIDLARRRVLRGGQEVRLSPTEWSLLEVLVRHRGRMVGRLQLLHDVWGPAYSAETNYLRVYTAQLRRKLEDDPANPRHIITQPGMGYLFEV, from the coding sequence ATGAGCGTCGACGGCAACAGGGTGCTGGTCGTCGACGACGACGCCGGGCTCGTGCGCGCCCTCGCCATCAACCTGCGCGCGCACGGGTGGGACGTGACCGTGGCCACGACCGGTGCCGAGGCGCTCGACGCGGCAGCGAGCGCCCGCCCCGACGTGATCCTGCTCGACCTGGGCCTGCCGGACCTCTCGGGCCTCGAGGTCATCGAGGGGGTCCGCGGCTGGAGCGCCGTGCCCATCGTGGTGCTCTCGGCCCGCCAGCTCGGCGACGACAAGGTCGACGCGCTCGACGCGGGCGCGGACGACTACGTGACGAAGCCGTTCGCGATGAACGAGCTGCTCGCGCGGCTGCGGGCCGCGGTGCGCCGCGCCCAGCCGGCCGAGGCGTCCGAGCCCGTCGTGGAGGCGGGCGACCTGCGGATCGACCTGGCCCGGCGCCGCGTGCTGCGCGGCGGGCAGGAGGTGCGCCTCAGCCCGACCGAGTGGTCGCTGCTCGAGGTCCTGGTGCGCCACCGGGGCCGCATGGTCGGGCGGCTCCAGCTCCTGCACGACGTGTGGGGGCCCGCGTACTCGGCCGAGACCAACTACCTGCGCGTGTACACCGCGCAGCTGCGGCGAAAGCTCGAGGACGACCCCGCGAACCCGCGGCACATCATCACCCAGCCGGGCATGGGCTACCTCTTCGAGGTCTGA
- a CDS encoding DUF3175 domain-containing protein, with amino-acid sequence MTPDDAARWSQDVTEHSDALDLEEGVFAGDDPAEIAASLKRSAEHSSRRKGTPFQSAMSMLTFYVNRAGDNLPTERREILEQAKVELRKAFGRD; translated from the coding sequence ATGACCCCCGACGACGCGGCACGATGGTCCCAGGACGTGACCGAGCACAGTGATGCGCTCGACCTCGAGGAGGGGGTCTTCGCGGGCGACGACCCGGCGGAGATCGCTGCGTCGCTCAAACGGTCGGCCGAGCACAGCTCTCGACGCAAGGGCACGCCCTTCCAGTCCGCGATGTCGATGCTGACGTTCTACGTGAACCGGGCGGGGGACAACCTCCCGACCGAGCGGCGAGAGATCCTCGAGCAGGCCAAGGTCGAGCTGCGCAAGGCGTTCGGCCGAGACTGA
- a CDS encoding winged helix-turn-helix transcriptional regulator, which translates to MSATASGAHGSPAPDALHVPVPDGGGCGADHASSEVRRVLDRVGDKWSALILGTLSSGPLRFTELLHGISGISQRMLTLNLRQLERDGLVSRTVHAVVPPRVDYELTALGRTLLPPVLALVEWAMENTDEIQGHRERFDAQAGHG; encoded by the coding sequence ATGTCCGCCACGGCCAGCGGCGCCCACGGGTCGCCCGCTCCTGACGCCCTGCACGTGCCCGTCCCCGACGGCGGCGGCTGCGGTGCCGACCACGCGAGCAGCGAGGTCCGGCGCGTCCTGGACCGGGTCGGGGACAAGTGGAGCGCACTCATCCTCGGCACGCTCTCGAGCGGCCCGTTGCGCTTCACGGAGCTGCTGCACGGCATCAGCGGGATCTCCCAGCGCATGCTCACGCTCAACCTGCGCCAGCTCGAACGCGACGGACTCGTCAGCCGCACGGTCCACGCGGTCGTCCCGCCGCGCGTCGACTACGAGCTCACCGCCCTGGGCCGCACGTTGCTGCCGCCGGTCCTGGCGCTCGTGGAATGGGCCATGGAGAACACCGACGAGATCCAGGGGCACCGCGAGCGCTTCGACGCGCAGGCCGGTCACGGCTGA
- a CDS encoding TFIIB-type zinc ribbon-containing protein has product MLCPLDQTVLVMSDRKGVEIDYCPTCRGVWLDRGELDKIIDRSLEAEIAAEAGGPAAAAAPHGAPRAATPPPVQYPPTQQLPVPPQPAPYGYADDRRRDDYRGDDRRRDEYRGDDRYRGSDQYRSDDPRYRKRKKKESWLEDLFDF; this is encoded by the coding sequence ATGCTGTGCCCTCTCGACCAGACCGTGCTCGTGATGTCCGACCGCAAGGGCGTGGAGATCGACTACTGCCCCACGTGCCGCGGCGTGTGGCTCGACCGGGGTGAGCTCGACAAGATCATCGACCGCAGCCTCGAGGCCGAGATCGCCGCCGAGGCCGGTGGCCCCGCCGCGGCCGCCGCGCCGCACGGTGCGCCCCGCGCCGCGACACCGCCGCCCGTGCAGTACCCGCCGACGCAGCAGCTCCCGGTCCCGCCGCAGCCGGCGCCCTACGGGTACGCCGACGACCGTCGCCGCGACGACTACCGGGGTGACGACCGTCGCCGTGACGAGTACCGCGGGGACGACCGCTACCGCGGCTCCGACCAGTACCGCAGCGACGACCCGCGCTACCGCAAGCGCAAGAAGAAGGAGTCCTGGCTCGAGGACCTGTTCGACTTCTGA
- the kdpB gene encoding potassium-transporting ATPase subunit KdpB has protein sequence MSDAVLLPVAGGPAGAVSDGEAGSSASAGSAGSSGGRKAGPGRGASLSWPQVRAALPGAFRKLDPRELYTSPVLFVVELGAVATTLLAAFEPSVFAWAIAVWLWATVLFATLAESIAESRGKAQASSLRATQQQTTARRVMAPSDTLASGTGLAALPTAEVPSSTLGVGDVVVVRAGEIVPGDGDVIEGVASVDESAITGESAPVIRESGGDRSAVTGGTVVLSDTIVVRITAPAGHTFVDRMIALVEGSERQRTPNEIALNILLTSLTIIFLLAVVTLQPFAVYSGSKQSMIVLISLLVCLIPTTIGALLSAIGIAGMDRLVQRNVLAMSGRAVEAAGDVDVLLLDKTGTITYGNRQAADLLTVGGVTTAQLAEAARLSSLADETPEGKSIVVLVRERFGLGAAHVDQPEAIAGAEMVPFTAQTRMSGIDLALPDGRVRRIRKGAGSAVQRWVHSTGAASGGPGDGVAEQLAAHVDAVSSSGGTPLVVAEQVGEGPARVLGVVHLKDVVKAGMRERFDELRAMGIRTVMVTGDNAVTARAIAAEAGVDDVLAEATPEDKLALIRREQAGGRLVAMAGDGTNDAPALAQADVGVAMNTGTTAAKEAGNMVDLDSDPTKLIEIVEIGKQLLITRGALTTFSIANDIAKYFAILPAMFMVVFPQLAVLNVMRLSSPESAILSAVVFNALIILVLIPLSLKGVRYRPSSASAMLRRNLLVYGVGGLVAPFVGIKLIDLVISLIPGIG, from the coding sequence GTCCGACGCAGTGTTGCTTCCTGTCGCCGGGGGCCCAGCAGGTGCTGTCAGTGATGGTGAGGCTGGTTCGTCGGCGTCTGCTGGCTCGGCTGGCAGCTCTGGCGGCCGCAAGGCCGGGCCCGGGCGGGGGGCGTCGCTCTCGTGGCCGCAGGTCCGGGCCGCGCTGCCCGGGGCGTTCCGCAAGCTCGACCCGCGCGAGCTGTACACGTCGCCCGTGCTGTTCGTCGTCGAGCTCGGGGCCGTGGCCACGACGCTGCTGGCCGCGTTCGAGCCCAGCGTGTTCGCGTGGGCCATCGCGGTGTGGCTGTGGGCGACCGTGCTGTTCGCGACGCTCGCCGAGTCGATCGCGGAGAGCCGCGGCAAGGCGCAGGCGTCGAGCCTGCGCGCGACCCAGCAGCAGACGACCGCGCGGCGCGTCATGGCTCCGTCCGACACCCTGGCGTCTGGCACGGGCCTCGCTGCCCTCCCGACGGCGGAGGTCCCCTCCTCGACGCTGGGCGTCGGGGACGTGGTGGTCGTCCGGGCGGGCGAGATCGTCCCCGGTGACGGCGACGTGATCGAGGGTGTCGCGTCGGTCGACGAGTCCGCGATCACGGGCGAGTCCGCCCCCGTGATCCGCGAGTCGGGCGGCGACCGGTCGGCGGTCACGGGCGGGACCGTCGTCCTGTCCGACACGATCGTCGTGCGGATCACGGCCCCCGCGGGTCACACGTTCGTCGATCGCATGATCGCGCTCGTCGAGGGGTCGGAGCGCCAGCGCACGCCCAACGAGATCGCGCTCAACATCCTGCTGACCTCGCTCACGATCATCTTCCTGCTGGCCGTCGTGACGCTCCAGCCGTTCGCGGTGTACTCGGGGTCCAAGCAGTCGATGATCGTCCTGATCTCCCTGCTCGTGTGCCTCATCCCCACGACCATCGGGGCGCTGCTGTCCGCGATCGGCATCGCGGGCATGGACCGGCTCGTCCAGCGCAACGTGCTCGCGATGTCGGGACGTGCGGTCGAGGCCGCGGGCGACGTCGACGTCCTGCTGCTCGACAAGACCGGCACCATCACGTACGGCAACCGTCAGGCGGCCGACCTCCTGACGGTCGGCGGTGTCACGACGGCGCAGCTCGCCGAGGCTGCCCGGCTCTCCTCGCTCGCGGACGAGACGCCCGAGGGCAAGAGCATCGTGGTGCTCGTGCGCGAGCGGTTCGGGCTGGGTGCCGCGCACGTCGACCAGCCGGAGGCCATCGCCGGCGCCGAGATGGTGCCCTTCACCGCGCAGACGCGCATGAGCGGGATCGACCTGGCGCTGCCCGACGGGCGCGTGCGCCGCATCCGCAAGGGTGCCGGCAGCGCGGTCCAGCGCTGGGTGCACTCGACCGGGGCCGCGAGCGGCGGGCCCGGTGACGGGGTTGCCGAACAGCTCGCGGCCCACGTCGACGCCGTGAGCTCCTCGGGCGGTACGCCGCTCGTCGTGGCCGAGCAGGTCGGCGAGGGACCCGCGCGCGTGCTGGGCGTCGTCCACCTCAAGGACGTCGTCAAGGCCGGCATGCGCGAACGGTTCGACGAGCTGCGCGCCATGGGCATCCGCACCGTCATGGTCACGGGCGACAACGCCGTGACCGCGCGGGCCATCGCCGCCGAGGCGGGCGTCGACGACGTCCTGGCCGAGGCGACGCCCGAGGACAAGCTCGCGCTCATCCGGCGCGAGCAGGCCGGGGGGCGGCTCGTCGCCATGGCGGGCGACGGCACCAACGACGCCCCCGCACTGGCGCAGGCCGACGTGGGCGTCGCGATGAACACCGGGACCACCGCCGCCAAGGAGGCGGGCAACATGGTGGACCTCGACTCCGACCCGACCAAGCTCATCGAGATCGTCGAGATCGGCAAGCAGCTCCTCATCACGCGCGGGGCCCTGACGACCTTCTCGATCGCGAACGACATCGCGAAGTACTTCGCGATCCTGCCCGCGATGTTCATGGTCGTGTTCCCGCAGCTCGCGGTGCTCAACGTCATGCGCCTGTCGAGCCCCGAGTCGGCCATCCTGTCGGCCGTGGTGTTCAACGCGCTCATCATCCTGGTGCTCATCCCGCTCTCGCTCAAGGGCGTGCGGTACCGGCCGTCGTCGGCGTCGGCGATGCTGCGCCGCAACCTCCTGGTCTACGGCGTGGGCGGCCTCGTGGCCCCGTTCGTCGGGATCAAGCTCATCGACCTCGTGATCTCCCTCATCCCCGGGATTGGCTGA
- a CDS encoding SufE family protein produces the protein MTDDDATALPPVLTEIRDDFLALGERDRLQLLLEFSRELPDLPARYQNAPGLLERVEECQSPVRAFAEVEADGVHLYATAPAEAPTTRGFASILAQGLDGLTPEQALAVPDDYPFMIGLTNAVSPLRLNGMTGILLRAKRQIREQVAAV, from the coding sequence ATGACCGACGACGACGCGACCGCCCTGCCCCCGGTCCTCACCGAGATCCGCGACGACTTCCTCGCGCTCGGCGAGCGCGACCGCCTCCAGCTCCTCCTCGAGTTCTCGCGCGAGCTCCCGGACCTGCCCGCGCGCTACCAGAACGCCCCCGGGCTGCTCGAGCGCGTCGAGGAGTGCCAGTCGCCCGTGCGGGCGTTCGCCGAGGTCGAGGCGGACGGGGTCCACCTGTACGCGACCGCACCGGCCGAGGCTCCCACCACGCGCGGCTTCGCCTCGATCCTGGCGCAGGGGCTCGACGGGCTGACGCCCGAGCAGGCGCTCGCCGTACCCGACGACTACCCGTTCATGATCGGGCTGACGAACGCGGTGAGCCCTCTACGGCTCAACGGCATGACGGGCATCCTGCTGCGCGCCAAGCGGCAGATCCGCGAGCAGGTCGCGGCGGTCTGA